The Candidatus Dormiibacterota bacterium DNA segment GCGGGAACTGCAGGGCGAGAAGATCACGGACCTCCCCGACCCGCGCCGCGTCGACCCCCTCCAGGACGATCCCCTTGAGACCGTCGGGGGAGATCTTCGCGGGAGCGAGCCCCTTCTCGCCGAGCGCGGCGCGGATGCGCTCCTGGGACAGATCGATCTCGGCCTTGACGGCGTCGTCGGTCCTGACGCGCATCACCATGTGGATGCCGCCCTTGAGGTCCAGACCGAGGTGGATCTTCTCCGAGGGCGGGTAGATCGCGAGGACGCAGAGCACCGTCAGCCCCAGGATCAAAAGCAATCGCCAGCGAAGCTCGAGTCTCATCGAGAGGTCACGCCTCCGGCCGCGCGGAGGTCTCCTGGTCCTGGAGGCCGACGATCGAGCTTCGTGTCACGTCCACCCGGACCTTGTCGGCGATTCGCAGCTGCACGATTCCCTTGTCGATGCCCACCACCGTGCCGAGAAGACCGCCCGAGGTGATGACCTTGTCTCCGCTCTTGAGCGCGTCCAGCATCTTCTGGACGAGCTTCTGACGCGTGCGCATCGGCCGGATGAGGAGGAAGTAGATGATCGCGAAGATCGCGATCATCGGCGGCAGCTGGAACCACCACGGACTGGCCTGCCCCTGACCGGGCGGCGACATCAGAGCGATGGACCACACGTCGGCGTTCCTCCGTTCATTCAACAAAAAAAGAGGGGCCGGTCACCCCCCTCGCGAGCGTCCCGGCCGGACGGGCGCGGCGGGACCCGGCGCGTCCGACCCTCGTTGCGGCCCGAAAGATTGCCCGAACCGCCCGGGCTTGTCAAGGCAGCTTCCGCTCGCCTAGACTGCGCGGCATGGATCGGGGGATCTCCGCGGGCCCGAAGGACGCGGCCGTTCTTCGCGGCTCCGGCTCGACGCGCAGGATCGAGGTGCCGGTGCTCGCGGCGGTTCCGGGGCTCGTTCACATGTTCACGGCCAGGGGATCGGATCCCCGCGCGGCGATCGTCGAAGCCGCCGGACGCGACCTGTCGCTGCGGACTCTGCGGCAGGTGCACGGTGCGCTCGTGCGCACGATCGGTCCGGCCCGGCCATCGGAGGACGACGGCTCGAGCGGACGCGAGGAGGGGGACGCCCTGGTCGTCGATGGACCCGGTGTCGCCGCGGGCGTGTGGGTCGCCGATTGTCTGCCGATCCTGATCGGCGACCCGGTGACACGCACGGCCGCCGCCGTGCACGCCGGCTGGCGCGGCACCGTGGCCGGCGTCGTGGGCCGGGCGATCGAGACGCTGCGCCGCGCCCGCGGCGCCAGGGCGTCCGATCTGAGGGTCGCGATGGGTCCCGCGATCGGTCCCTGCTGCTTCGAGGTCGGGGACGAGGTGGTCACGGCGCTCCTGTCCGCCTTCCCGGACGCCGGCGCCGCCGTCCGGCCCGGGCCGAAGAAGCGGATCGACCTCGTCGAAGCGAACCGGAGCCAGGTGCTCGCCGCCGGCGTGCCCGGGGATCGCATCCAGGCCTCCGGCCTGTGCACCCTGTGCAGGCCCGATCTTCTCGAATCGTACCGGCGCGATAGCACCGGGGCCGGCCGCATGGCTGCGATCATCGCCTGGAGGGACTGACTTGAAGAGCCGCGTCGCGCTTCGTGGATCCGTCGCTTCGGAGAGGGTCCGCAGGCTCCACCGCGAACACGCCGACGCCGCGGAGCGATTTTTCCTGGAGGGGGCGGCCGTGGTCGAGTCCGCGGCCGAAGCCCTCGTCACGGCGCTTCGGGGCGGGCGCACGCTCCTCTTCTTCGGCAATGGCGGCAGCGCGGCCGACGCCCAGCACCTTGCCGCGGAGTTCGTCAACCGCTACGTCCGCGACCGCCCGGCCCTTCCCGCACTGGCGCTGACCACCGACACCTCCGTTCTCACGAGCATCGCCAACGACTCCGAGTTCAAGAGCGTGTTCGCGCGTCAGGTCGAGGCGATCGGCCGGCCGGGCGACGTGGCCGTCGGGATCAGCACCTCAGGCGGTTCGGCGAACGTGATCGAGGGACTGCGGACCGCCCGCGCGCGGCGTCTTGTCACGATCGGGTTCTGCGGGGAGGAGGGGGGGGCGATGCGCGGTCTCTGCGACCACCTGATCAGCGTCCCCTCGAAGACCACGGCGCGCATCCAGGAGGTCCACATCCTGGTCGGTCACATCCTCTGCCAGATCGTGGAGGAGACCCTGTACCCCCCGAAGTGAACGTCCGCGACGCCCCGCCCCAGCCTTCCCGTCAACCCTTGAGCAGGGCGATCGTGTCGCGGATTTCCTTGGCGTCGGGGGCCTGCGGGCTGAGCTTCAGGTATTCCTGGTAGTGCTGCACGGCGCCCGGGAAGTCCTGCAGGCGCGTGAGAACGCGCGCCAGCTCCTTGTGTGCGGGGGCGTACTTGGGATCGATCTCGATCGATTTCTTGAAGGCCTGGGCCGCCTCCTTGTCCTTGTTCTCGTTCCAGGCGTGCACGCCGAGGTTGAAGAACACGGTGGCGGCGTTGCCCGGGTCCACCGCGATGACCTTCTGGTACATCTCCTCGGACTTCGCCTTATCCTTCCGTTTTTCGTAGATGGCGGCCAGCTCCATGTAGGAGTCCGACTTCGTGGGATCGATGGCGCTCGCCTTTTCGAACGCCGCGATCGCCTTGTCCTCCTCGCCACCGAGGACGTACGCCTTCCCGAGCTGGAACCAGACCTTGTCGATGTCCGGCTGGAGCTCCGTCTCCTTCTCGAGCTCCCCGGCCGCCTCCTTGTAGCGTTCCCCCCTGATGTCGACGTTTCCGAGGAAGTAGTGGGCCCATTTCATGTCCGGCTTCAGCTCGACCGCCTTCGCGAACGCCTGTGCGGCGCCCGGATCGTCGCCCGTCTCGAACAGGCTCTTGCCCAGATAGAAATAGACCGCCGGGTTGCCGGTGGGGTCCTTCGCGAGGTAGGCCTTGTACCCTTCGATCGCCTCCGGGTGACGGCCGGCGTCCGCCAGCTCCTTGGCTTTCTTCAGCCCCTCCACGTTCGCCTTGGGAGCCTCTCCGGAGCCAGGGACCGCGCCAGGGGCGCCCTCGGGGGTGGCAGGTTGCGTCCCGGCCGGCGCCACGGTCGATGCGTTGGATTCGCCGCCCTCCTTCTTCTTGCGCTCCGCCTGGACCGCCGCCATGAAGTCAGCGTCCTTGGCGATCACGAAGTTCACGAGGTTGCGGCCCGCGTCACCCGGCAGGGCGAACTGCAGCTCGGGGTACTCCTGCTTGGAGCCCATGATCACATCGCCGCTGCCGCGGTCCGCCTTTTCGGAATCGACGATCTCGTAATGGACCTTGACCGTCTTGTAGCCCGGCAGTTCGGCGACGACCCGCCACTTCTTGGCGACCGAGATATCCAGGGCCGCGATGAAGAACTTGCCGTCCTTGTTCGTCGTGAGGGGAGCGATCTTTTTCTTGACGTCGACGCCCTCGAAATTGATCTTCACCTTGGGCACGGGCTTGCCCTGGGGGTCGGTCACGACACCCCACACCTTCGTGATGGCGTCCGCGTAGGCCGGCTTCAGCGATACGACGGCCACGGTCAGGGCCACCGCCGCCGCGGCCGCCAGGAACCTTCGTTGCGTCCGTGTCATGGCGTTATCTCCTCCCGTCCGGCGGGCCTGCGCACCGCCCGGCGCCGGACCCAAGATCTTATACCCCGTCGTCCGGGACGATCAAGATCGCGGATCGAACGACGGGCACGCGATGTGCCCGCCCGGGACCGGCCGACCAGGAGGTGCCCGGCGAACAGAAGCGCGTAGAGACCCCCCGAGACCAGGTGCGCTCCGACCAGAACGCGCTTCACGGCCGGGTCGGTGACGACTTGCAGGAGATAGCCCGAGGCGATCATCGACGGGGCCAGGAGGAGAAGCACAAGACCGGTGGCGCGACCGTGGCGCTGGCGCGGGTCGAGCAGCCGATCCACGATGTGGTCTCGCGCGATCAGGCCCAGTGCGAACACCGCGATCGGGCCCCCGATCACGTGCAGCGACAGGGCGTGGGGCTGCCAGGGGTGATGGATGACAGAATACGGGTCGGCCGAGCTCATCAGGTACTTCATGAAGAAGAACGCCGCCCCGGTCAACGACATCCACCAGGTCGCCAGGCCCACGATCGTCCGCTCGATACCGCTCACGGGCGCGGCTCCTGGAGGCGCTCCTGGCCTGCGGGCCGTGGCGGCGCAACGAACAGCCGGTGCAGCGCCAGGATTCGCCTCGCCGCCTGGGTGACGGCGCGGGAGGACAGGGTGGCCCCCGTGAGGGCGCGGATCCCCTGGCGCGTCCCGAGGTCCGCGGCCCCGCGGCCCGGAAACTGGTCCAGCCAGCGCCGGGGCGGCAGGTAGTCCTCAGGCTCGTCGAACGACAGGATGTCGATGCGCTTGATCGTCGCGTCCGGGCCGACGAGGATCAGGACGGTTTCGGGAAGTGTGCGCACCAGATGGGTGTCGAAGTAGCCATAGCCCAGCACCCGGCCGGCGCTCGTGCCGACGGTGTAGGGGACGACCCGCGCCTCCACAGGCGCTCCCGCCGACTCCGCGGCGCGACGGACCTGCTCCTCGTCCAGGTAGAGAGTCTTGCGCTCGACCTCGGCCGGCGGCGGGAATGCGGCGTCGAGGGCCTGTTGCACGGTCATATAGACCCGCGCGGCGGCCCCCCCCGCGGGGAGGAACAGCGCCAGGAGCAGGACCAGGATCAGGTGGCGAGCGGTCATCATCAGAAGAGGTATCCGAGCGCGAAATTGAACTGGTCGACACCGGTGCCGGCACGGTTTCCAGAGTCCTGCACGTCCGCCTTGAGGACGATGTTCGGGATCGGCCGGAAGGTCAAGCCGTACGTCTTCACGGTGCGGTCGTTTCCGGGGTCACGGGAGTACCCAGGTGACACCTCCGCCTGCGTGTCCAGGACCTCGTAACGCACGAAGGGACTCAGCTCGCGTTCGGAGTGGCTCAGGAGGGTCAGGATGTTGAAGGCTGCCTCGCCGTACCATCCCGCGGTGCGCGCGCCGATCGCCGTCCCGCGCGTGGGGTCGGTCGCGAGCAGCGGGTCGTGCGCCAGGCTGACCGCCTCCGCGTCGCTCAGGATGCCGCGGGCATAAAGACCGCGCAGGTGGACCCCGCGCGCATTCCACTCGGCGTGAGCGTCCCACAGCGTCAGACGCGGATGTCCGAGGGCCGAGTCCCCCTGGCCGGTCCGTCCCGTGAAGGCCGCTGTTCCCAGCAGAAACCCCGGCGCCGGAGTCCAGTCGACGCGGGCCGTCACGGCCAGGTCCTCGGCGCGAGAGGCCGCCCCCTCCTGTCTCCCCTCCCGGATCCCCTCGTCGGCGGAGAATCCCGAGGCGTCCAGGGAGGCCACCACGTAGGCGCGGTACGAGATCGGACCGAGATCACCGTAGACGCCGAGCCCGTTCTCCCTCCAGGTCGAGGGGATGATCAGCGTCTCCACCTCCGGACGAAGGGCGCCGTGGAAGATGGGCGGCTCGTGCAGCTCGGTCAGGAATCCCAGCGGCACCAGGAGCAGCCCCCCGCGCATGCCGAAGCGCCGCCAGGGGCGGTAGTCTACGTAGGCGAACTCGACAGCCGTCTCCCCCGGCTCCCCCTCCCCCGAGACCGCGTGCTCGTACTCGACCTCCGAGTTGAACAGCAGGTGGTCGGTCCACTTGTACCCGAAATAGAAGACGGCACGCTCGAGGTCGAGGGTGTCCGGGACACCCGCGGGCGCGCCATCGTCCCGGCGCGCCGCGAAGTCCTGGTACAGCATCTGCCCGTATCCGCCGATCGTCACGCCGCGCTTGACGGCATAGACCTTCGACGCCGCCGGGCCGAAGCCGGGAACCGGCCCCTGCGCGGCCGGCGGCGTCGCGGCCGCTTCGCCGATGCGCAGCCTTTCGATTTCCAGCGCCAGGGCGTCGATCCGCTTCTGCAGCTCCTCCAGCGTGGGCGCCCCCGCCCCCTCTTCGCGCGCCGCCCGCATCGAATCGATTTCCGCCCGCAGCTTCGCGACCAGCGCCTCGAGCTCGGCGATCCGATCCGCCAGGCTCCTCGTCTCCTCGGCGCTCGATGCGGTCCGTTCATCCGTCGCGCCCTGGGCCGTCGGGCCGGGCCTCCCCGCGGTCCACGCGACGGTCAGCAGGGCCCAGGCGATCGCAGCCCGCCTCGGACCGCCGCGGCGCCGCCCGGCCCGTGCCTGTCCTTGGGTGCGGTTCACCTGGCCTCCTTGCGCCATTCGGCGGCTCGACCCGCCCGTTCCCGTCGTGAACCCCCGCCTTCGAACCGCTCTTCGAAGGCGCGGGACGACTTCGACCGGAGCGCGCCCGTATCGTCGCGCCACACGTACAGCGCCGGGAGGTCGCGCGCCTCCGCCCACGCCGATCCCCTCTCCGGCCCCATGACGAAGAGGGCGGTCGACAGGGCGTCGGCCGAGGTCGCGTCGCGGGCTGCGACGGTCAGGGATCCCTGGAAGCGGGCCGGCCGCCTTTCCGCGGGGTCGAGGATGTGGCCGATCCGGCCCCGTGGTGTCTCCACGAAGCGCTCCGAGTTGCTCGAGGTCGCCAGGGACAGGCCGTCGATGCCGACGACTGCGATCACGCTGTCCCGGTCCCCCGGGTCCGCGATGCCGATGCTCCACGCCGGAAAACGCACGGGATGCCCGATCGCCAGGACCTGTCCGCCGAAATCGAGGAGGGCGCGCCGCACTCCATGGCGCCTCAGGACGCCGGCCGCCGCATCCAAAGCAATGCCCTTGCCGATTCCCCCGAGATCGAGTCCCACGCCTTCGGTGTCGAAGCGCACCGAGCGCGTCCTGCGATGGAGATGCACGTGGCGCCAGCCGATCGGCGGCCTCACGGAGGAAGCCGTCTCGCCCTCCGCCGCCAC contains these protein-coding regions:
- the pgeF gene encoding peptidoglycan editing factor PgeF is translated as MDRGISAGPKDAAVLRGSGSTRRIEVPVLAAVPGLVHMFTARGSDPRAAIVEAAGRDLSLRTLRQVHGALVRTIGPARPSEDDGSSGREEGDALVVDGPGVAAGVWVADCLPILIGDPVTRTAAAVHAGWRGTVAGVVGRAIETLRRARGARASDLRVAMGPAIGPCCFEVGDEVVTALLSAFPDAGAAVRPGPKKRIDLVEANRSQVLAAGVPGDRIQASGLCTLCRPDLLESYRRDSTGAGRMAAIIAWRD
- a CDS encoding FAD:protein FMN transferase, whose translation is MLICLIAAGPSRLSAQDDAASGQGGTARARFLMGTRLAIETDGPAPAGALEAAFDEVARLEGIFSNWRRESEVSRLNDKAARAPVLCSRELFRAVRVALGWAEETGGAFDPTVEPLVRALGLRGDDGRMPDPESPAVAAEGETASSVRPPIGWRHVHLHRRTRSVRFDTEGVGLDLGGIGKGIALDAAAGVLRRHGVRRALLDFGGQVLAIGHPVRFPAWSIGIADPGDRDSVIAVVGIDGLSLATSSNSERFVETPRGRIGHILDPAERRPARFQGSLTVAARDATSADALSTALFVMGPERGSAWAEARDLPALYVWRDDTGALRSKSSRAFEERFEGGGSRRERAGRAAEWRKEAR
- a CDS encoding tetratricopeptide repeat protein, producing the protein MTRTQRRFLAAAAAVALTVAVVSLKPAYADAITKVWGVVTDPQGKPVPKVKINFEGVDVKKKIAPLTTNKDGKFFIAALDISVAKKWRVVAELPGYKTVKVHYEIVDSEKADRGSGDVIMGSKQEYPELQFALPGDAGRNLVNFVIAKDADFMAAVQAERKKKEGGESNASTVAPAGTQPATPEGAPGAVPGSGEAPKANVEGLKKAKELADAGRHPEAIEGYKAYLAKDPTGNPAVYFYLGKSLFETGDDPGAAQAFAKAVELKPDMKWAHYFLGNVDIRGERYKEAAGELEKETELQPDIDKVWFQLGKAYVLGGEEDKAIAAFEKASAIDPTKSDSYMELAAIYEKRKDKAKSEEMYQKVIAVDPGNAATVFFNLGVHAWNENKDKEAAQAFKKSIEIDPKYAPAHKELARVLTRLQDFPGAVQHYQEYLKLSPQAPDAKEIRDTIALLKG
- a CDS encoding D-sedoheptulose 7-phosphate isomerase, which codes for MKSRVALRGSVASERVRRLHREHADAAERFFLEGAAVVESAAEALVTALRGGRTLLFFGNGGSAADAQHLAAEFVNRYVRDRPALPALALTTDTSVLTSIANDSEFKSVFARQVEAIGRPGDVAVGISTSGGSANVIEGLRTARARRLVTIGFCGEEGGAMRGLCDHLISVPSKTTARIQEVHILVGHILCQIVEETLYPPK
- a CDS encoding FMN-binding protein, translated to MMTARHLILVLLLALFLPAGGAAARVYMTVQQALDAAFPPPAEVERKTLYLDEEQVRRAAESAGAPVEARVVPYTVGTSAGRVLGYGYFDTHLVRTLPETVLILVGPDATIKRIDILSFDEPEDYLPPRRWLDQFPGRGAADLGTRQGIRALTGATLSSRAVTQAARRILALHRLFVAPPRPAGQERLQEPRP
- the yajC gene encoding preprotein translocase subunit YajC, producing the protein MWSIALMSPPGQGQASPWWFQLPPMIAIFAIIYFLLIRPMRTRQKLVQKMLDALKSGDKVITSGGLLGTVVGIDKGIVQLRIADKVRVDVTRSSIVGLQDQETSARPEA